The Rhodocytophaga rosea genome has a segment encoding these proteins:
- a CDS encoding TonB-dependent receptor: protein MNKLFILLLILWCSQIALAQQTGTQTIKGTILDAQSRYPLVGANIVVIGVEPLIGTSTDTDGNFRLTNVPLGRQALKITYLGYQERTLSNILVTSGKEVVLTIDLEEQVITAQEVVVTAEREKSSVNNELATVSARSFDVEETSRYAGSRNDPARMAANFAGVSGANDARNDIVIRGNSPAGLLWRLDGINIPNPNHYGALGASGGPVSMLNNNVLDRSDFLTAAFPAQYGNALAGVFDLQMRSGNNEKREYLGQIGFNGFELGAEGPFSKKSKASYLVNYRYSTLGVFQAIGLEFGTGSATPQYQDLSFKIDIPTAKTGRFTVFGIGGTSNIKFLGNEVDTTSSSNLFGEENSDSYSEFRTGIVGISHLYYFNPSTYSKISLAASSAWQSFKEDSLSLEDRTPFRRENVEFTQNKYSVNALLSKKFNARNNVTAGVIVDLYDFDLLNEMLNEKQELYPIRNTQGQTVLTQAYAQWQHRFSEQLTLNSGLNFQHLSLNNSIALEPRVGLKYQLTPRQSVNFGYGYHSQMQPLLTYFNQTTVAENVNLLTNKNMKFTRSQHLALGYDHMLGSNLRLKLETYYQYISNAPVERNYSSFSLLNFGADFDIPAEDSLVNEGTGRNYGIELTLEKFYSNGYYFLFTSSLFDSKYKGSDKILRNTTFNGQYVVNLLAGKEFKVGRKNNSFNIDWKLTVAGGRQVTPIDFVKSQQAGEAVYIDSEAFSQQLSNYLRTDIKLSYRMNRKKTTHEFSLDLQNFTNNQNVFMQRYNARTNQIATEYQIGFFPIPQYRILF from the coding sequence ATGAACAAACTATTTATTCTTCTGCTGATTCTATGGTGTAGTCAGATCGCCCTGGCGCAGCAAACAGGTACACAAACCATCAAAGGAACCATTCTCGATGCCCAGTCCAGATATCCCCTGGTAGGCGCAAATATTGTAGTTATCGGCGTAGAACCGCTTATTGGGACTTCTACAGATACGGATGGCAATTTCAGACTTACCAATGTGCCTCTGGGCAGGCAAGCCTTAAAAATTACATATTTGGGTTACCAGGAACGCACCCTTTCTAACATTCTGGTGACCTCTGGTAAAGAAGTAGTGCTCACTATTGATTTGGAAGAACAGGTAATTACCGCGCAGGAAGTAGTAGTAACTGCCGAACGCGAAAAAAGTAGCGTGAACAACGAACTGGCAACTGTAAGCGCCCGCTCGTTTGATGTAGAAGAAACTTCCCGTTATGCTGGTAGCCGTAATGACCCCGCCCGGATGGCTGCTAATTTTGCTGGCGTAAGTGGCGCCAATGATGCCCGTAACGATATTGTGATCCGGGGAAATTCTCCGGCTGGTTTGCTCTGGCGGCTGGATGGCATCAATATTCCCAATCCAAATCATTATGGCGCTTTGGGAGCTTCCGGTGGCCCGGTAAGTATGCTCAATAATAACGTACTCGACCGTTCGGATTTTTTGACAGCTGCTTTTCCGGCCCAATATGGGAATGCCCTAGCCGGTGTGTTCGACTTGCAAATGCGCAGCGGCAACAACGAAAAACGGGAATATCTGGGGCAAATTGGCTTTAATGGCTTTGAACTGGGAGCAGAAGGTCCCTTTTCTAAAAAGAGCAAAGCTTCTTACCTGGTTAACTACCGCTATTCTACCCTTGGCGTTTTCCAGGCAATTGGATTAGAATTTGGCACAGGTTCGGCCACTCCACAATACCAGGATTTGTCGTTTAAAATAGATATTCCTACCGCAAAAACCGGACGGTTCACTGTGTTTGGTATAGGAGGTACCAGTAATATTAAATTCCTGGGAAATGAAGTTGATACCACTTCTTCCAGTAACTTGTTTGGCGAAGAAAATTCCGATTCGTATTCCGAGTTCCGGACGGGCATAGTAGGTATTTCACACCTGTATTATTTTAATCCGTCTACCTATTCCAAAATCTCTCTGGCCGCTTCTTCTGCCTGGCAAAGTTTTAAAGAAGATTCGCTTAGCCTCGAAGACCGAACGCCATTCCGCCGGGAAAACGTAGAATTTACCCAGAATAAATATTCAGTCAATGCACTCCTTAGCAAGAAATTCAATGCCCGGAATAATGTAACTGCCGGGGTAATTGTAGACCTGTATGACTTTGATCTGCTGAACGAAATGTTAAATGAAAAGCAGGAATTATATCCCATCCGCAATACACAAGGACAAACGGTTCTTACGCAAGCCTATGCCCAGTGGCAGCACCGATTTTCGGAACAACTTACCCTCAATAGCGGCTTGAATTTTCAGCATCTTTCCCTTAATAACAGCATCGCCCTCGAGCCCAGAGTGGGTTTGAAATACCAGCTGACACCCCGCCAATCTGTGAATTTCGGATATGGCTACCACAGCCAGATGCAGCCTTTACTCACCTACTTTAACCAGACTACCGTAGCTGAAAATGTAAACCTGCTGACTAATAAAAATATGAAATTCACCCGCAGCCAGCACCTGGCTCTGGGCTACGACCATATGCTGGGCAGCAATTTGCGTTTAAAGCTGGAAACCTATTATCAGTATATATCCAATGCACCAGTGGAACGGAACTACAGCAGTTTCTCCCTGCTCAATTTTGGCGCTGATTTTGATATTCCTGCAGAAGACAGCCTGGTGAATGAGGGTACTGGTCGCAATTATGGAATTGAACTTACCCTGGAAAAATTCTACAGCAATGGGTACTACTTCCTGTTTACAAGCTCATTGTTTGATTCCAAATACAAAGGGAGTGATAAAATACTGAGGAATACTACTTTCAACGGACAATATGTGGTGAATCTGCTGGCTGGCAAAGAATTTAAAGTAGGCCGTAAAAACAATTCTTTCAACATCGACTGGAAACTGACCGTAGCCGGTGGCAGGCAGGTAACACCCATTGATTTTGTAAAATCTCAGCAGGCAGGTGAAGCGGTTTACATAGACTCTGAAGCGTTTTCCCAGCAGCTCAGCAATTATCTCCGGACCGATATAAAACTCTCGTACCGGATGAACCGCAAAAAAACAACACATGAATTCTCCCTGGATCTGCAGAACTTTACCAACAACCAGAATGTATTTATGCAGCGCTATAATGCCCGTACCAACCAGATTGCTACCGAATACCAGATTGGATTTTTTCCGATTCCCCAGTACAGGATATTATTCTGA
- a CDS encoding IlvD/Edd family dehydratase produces MSDKQNENEQHLRSTEWFGKTDKMGFIYRSWMKNQGHPMHMFDGRPVIGICNTWSELTPCNAHLRDIAEVVKRGVYEAGGFPVEFPITSLGETLMKPTAMLFRNLAAMDAEESIRANPMDGVVLLTGCDKTTPSTVMGAASVDLPTIVVPGGPMLNGKFRGQNIGSGTHVWKFSDDLRAGNMTPKDYLFAESCMSRSNGHCMTMGTASTMACMVESLGLTLPGAAAIPAVDARKKVLAHMSGIRIVEMVKEDLRISKVLTRKAFENAIKVNAAVGGSTNFIIHLLAIAGRVGVELELDDFDKLGSKIPLLVNLMPSGKYLMEDFFYAGGLPVVLAEMKEHLHQDAITVNGKTVKENVEDSDCNCYDSNVIYSISNPILKEAGIAVIKGNLSEDGAVIKPSAATPALMKHRGRAVVFETIEDYHARVDDPDLDIDETCVMVLKNVGPKGYPGMPEVGNMSLPKKLLSKGITDMVRISDGRMSGTAYGTVILHVSPESAIGGTLAFVQNGDMIELDVAGRRLHLDVSAEELEKRRKAWVAPEPLADRGYVQLYINHVQQASKGADLDFLVGKSGSSVTRDSH; encoded by the coding sequence ATGTCAGACAAACAGAACGAAAACGAGCAGCATTTAAGAAGTACTGAATGGTTTGGAAAAACCGATAAAATGGGATTTATCTACCGGAGCTGGATGAAGAACCAGGGCCATCCGATGCATATGTTTGATGGCAGGCCGGTAATAGGAATTTGTAATACCTGGTCTGAACTGACTCCCTGTAATGCACACCTGCGTGATATTGCCGAAGTAGTAAAACGTGGCGTATACGAAGCTGGCGGTTTTCCGGTTGAATTCCCGATCACTTCGCTGGGCGAAACGCTGATGAAACCAACCGCCATGCTGTTCCGGAACCTGGCTGCTATGGACGCTGAAGAATCGATCCGGGCTAATCCGATGGATGGGGTTGTACTTCTTACCGGTTGCGACAAAACCACACCTTCTACCGTGATGGGCGCTGCCAGTGTGGATCTGCCTACGATTGTAGTTCCTGGCGGACCGATGCTGAATGGAAAATTCCGCGGACAAAATATTGGTTCTGGTACCCACGTATGGAAGTTTAGTGATGATCTCCGGGCCGGAAATATGACACCCAAAGATTATTTGTTTGCCGAAAGTTGTATGTCCCGCAGCAACGGCCACTGCATGACGATGGGAACGGCTTCTACGATGGCTTGTATGGTAGAATCTCTGGGTTTAACCTTGCCCGGAGCCGCTGCTATTCCGGCGGTAGATGCCCGTAAAAAAGTACTGGCCCATATGTCGGGCATCCGGATTGTGGAAATGGTGAAAGAAGATTTGCGTATATCCAAAGTACTCACCCGGAAAGCCTTTGAAAATGCCATCAAAGTAAATGCAGCTGTAGGTGGTTCTACTAATTTTATCATACACCTGTTAGCTATTGCCGGACGTGTTGGGGTAGAGCTGGAACTGGACGATTTCGATAAATTAGGCAGTAAAATTCCTTTGCTGGTAAATCTGATGCCATCCGGAAAATACCTGATGGAAGATTTCTTTTATGCTGGTGGACTTCCGGTGGTACTGGCAGAAATGAAAGAACACCTGCACCAGGATGCCATTACAGTAAATGGAAAAACGGTGAAAGAAAATGTAGAAGATTCTGACTGTAATTGTTATGATTCAAATGTGATTTACAGCATTAGTAATCCAATCCTGAAAGAAGCCGGTATTGCGGTGATAAAAGGAAACCTGAGTGAAGATGGCGCAGTGATCAAACCTTCTGCTGCTACACCAGCTTTAATGAAACACAGAGGCAGGGCAGTGGTATTTGAAACCATCGAAGATTACCATGCCCGGGTAGATGATCCGGACCTGGATATTGATGAAACCTGCGTAATGGTATTAAAAAATGTGGGCCCGAAAGGCTATCCAGGTATGCCAGAAGTAGGAAATATGAGTTTGCCTAAGAAACTCCTGTCTAAAGGAATAACAGATATGGTGCGTATTTCCGATGGACGCATGAGCGGAACGGCGTATGGTACAGTTATTTTGCACGTTTCCCCGGAATCTGCCATTGGTGGCACACTGGCTTTTGTGCAGAATGGCGATATGATCGAACTGGATGTGGCTGGCAGGCGGCTTCACCTAGATGTATCGGCTGAGGAACTTGAGAAAAGACGCAAAGCCTGGGTAGCGCCTGAACCACTTGCCGACAGAGGCTATGTACAATTATACATTAACCATGTGCAGCAAGCCAGCAAAGGTGCCGATCTTGATTTCTTGGTAGGAAAATCTGGCTCAAGCGTTACCAGGGATAGCCATTAA
- a CDS encoding ABC transporter permease gives MLKSYFKTALRSLLKHKAFSFINIFGLAIGMAACLLILQYVTFELSYDQFHAKKDRIFRLQQNRYDKGELSTQWAAGAAGIGNAMKEAFPEVETVAKFTPTGGVISYGDKKFREEKMYFANNDFFTVFTYPLVKGNPAKLLTEPFQAVISRSVAKKYFGNEDPVGKRISRNQREDYLITGVAEDMPENTHLKFTVLLSFPTFVKFTSPEAETTFDWDGFYTYILLKPGVKANAVEAKIPALIEKKVGQINRERNHRVEYKLQPVQDIHLYSSYMMEAEANGNGESVYFLFIIAFFIIIIAWINYINLSTARALDRAKEVGIRKVMGSYRKQLIGQFMFESVLVNLFAVLVAFGLVVICLPVFNWLTDKQMGFSLITRLDFWLALLGLFAIGSILSGLYPAFVLSSFQPIAVLKGRLSKTSHGAFLRQTLVVGQFAASVALMVGTFCVFRQIDYMQNQELGVQINQTLVLRGPNVTDSTYSDKLNSFKNELLQYPGIKKIAASTEVPGKKVGWNAGGIRPVGSAEGDANQYRVIGIDYDFLDSYGLKVVAGRNFSREFSTDPKAVLMNEAAAKLMGFKKPEEALNKRIEFWGETYTIVGVVANHHQESLREDYDVHIFRLIPDSQNYYSLKLEAGGDNLNQIINTAQAKWGQFFPGNPFEYFFLDEQFDKQYKADKQFGQVFGVFAVLAIFVACLGLFGLASFVTTQRTKEIGIRKVLGASISSILMLLSKDFVKLVVIAFVIASPITYYLLKQWLENYAFQASISPWMFIVPGLLILIIALLTVSTQTVKAATDNPVKSLRSE, from the coding sequence ATGCTGAAAAGTTATTTTAAAACTGCCTTGAGAAGCTTGCTCAAACACAAAGCGTTCTCTTTTATTAACATTTTTGGGCTAGCGATCGGAATGGCTGCCTGCCTGCTGATTTTGCAGTATGTTACTTTTGAACTGAGCTACGACCAGTTTCATGCAAAGAAAGACCGGATTTTCAGGTTGCAGCAGAACAGATATGATAAAGGAGAACTCTCGACGCAATGGGCAGCCGGAGCAGCAGGCATAGGCAACGCTATGAAAGAGGCATTTCCGGAAGTAGAAACGGTAGCCAAATTTACACCTACCGGTGGAGTAATATCTTATGGCGACAAAAAATTCCGGGAAGAAAAAATGTATTTTGCCAACAATGACTTTTTCACTGTTTTTACCTACCCACTCGTAAAAGGCAACCCGGCCAAACTACTTACCGAACCATTCCAGGCGGTTATTAGCAGGTCTGTTGCCAAAAAATACTTTGGAAACGAAGATCCGGTGGGCAAACGCATCAGCCGCAATCAACGCGAAGATTACCTGATCACTGGCGTAGCAGAAGATATGCCGGAGAATACACACTTGAAATTCACGGTTCTGTTATCATTTCCAACCTTTGTAAAATTCACCAGTCCCGAAGCAGAAACTACTTTTGACTGGGACGGCTTTTATACCTATATATTGCTTAAGCCAGGTGTTAAGGCAAATGCGGTAGAGGCCAAAATTCCGGCTTTAATCGAGAAAAAAGTGGGGCAAATTAACCGGGAGCGGAATCATAGGGTAGAATATAAGTTGCAGCCAGTGCAGGACATTCACTTGTATTCCAGCTATATGATGGAAGCAGAAGCCAATGGCAATGGAGAATCTGTCTACTTTCTGTTTATTATTGCCTTCTTTATCATCATTATTGCCTGGATCAACTACATCAATCTTTCCACCGCCAGAGCCTTAGACCGGGCTAAAGAGGTAGGCATCCGCAAAGTAATGGGCTCTTACCGCAAGCAACTCATCGGGCAGTTTATGTTTGAATCGGTGCTGGTCAACCTGTTTGCCGTGCTGGTTGCCTTCGGGCTAGTGGTGATTTGTTTACCTGTATTCAACTGGCTTACCGATAAACAGATGGGATTTTCTTTAATTACCCGGCTGGATTTCTGGCTGGCCTTACTGGGTTTATTTGCGATTGGTTCTATTCTTTCCGGCCTGTATCCGGCCTTTGTACTTTCTTCTTTCCAGCCTATTGCTGTACTCAAAGGCAGGTTATCTAAAACCTCGCATGGGGCATTTTTGCGGCAAACACTGGTGGTAGGGCAATTTGCGGCTTCGGTGGCTTTAATGGTAGGAACCTTCTGCGTATTTCGCCAGATTGATTATATGCAAAACCAGGAACTGGGGGTGCAGATCAACCAGACGCTGGTATTGAGAGGACCCAATGTAACGGATTCTACTTATTCCGATAAACTGAATTCTTTCAAAAATGAACTGCTGCAATATCCGGGAATTAAAAAAATAGCGGCTTCTACGGAAGTGCCTGGGAAAAAAGTGGGCTGGAATGCCGGAGGTATCCGGCCGGTAGGCAGTGCGGAAGGGGATGCTAACCAATACAGGGTAATAGGCATTGATTACGATTTTCTGGATTCGTATGGGTTAAAAGTAGTTGCCGGGCGGAATTTCTCCAGGGAATTCAGCACTGATCCCAAAGCTGTTCTGATGAATGAAGCAGCAGCTAAACTGATGGGCTTTAAAAAACCTGAAGAAGCCTTAAACAAACGCATTGAGTTCTGGGGCGAAACCTATACCATCGTGGGCGTTGTTGCCAATCATCACCAGGAGTCCTTACGGGAAGACTATGATGTGCATATTTTCCGGCTCATTCCAGATAGCCAGAACTATTACTCCCTTAAACTGGAAGCCGGTGGTGACAATCTAAATCAAATTATTAATACAGCCCAGGCCAAATGGGGACAATTTTTCCCAGGCAATCCCTTTGAATACTTCTTTCTGGATGAGCAGTTTGATAAACAATATAAAGCTGACAAGCAATTCGGACAGGTATTCGGTGTGTTTGCCGTGCTCGCCATTTTTGTTGCCTGCCTGGGCTTATTCGGCCTTGCCTCCTTTGTAACTACCCAGCGGACGAAAGAAATTGGTATCCGCAAAGTGCTGGGTGCCAGCATTTCCAGCATCCTGATGCTGCTTTCAAAAGATTTTGTGAAGCTGGTGGTGATCGCTTTCGTGATCGCTTCTCCGATTACTTACTACCTGCTGAAACAATGGCTTGAAAATTATGCCTTCCAGGCTTCTATCAGTCCCTGGATGTTTATTGTGCCGGGATTGCTCATTCTGATCATTGCCTTATTAACGGTTAGTACTCAAACTGTAAAGGCAGCTACTGATAATCCGGTGAAGAGCCTGAGAAGTGAGTAG